A region of Streptomyces sp. NBC_01264 DNA encodes the following proteins:
- a CDS encoding helix-turn-helix domain-containing protein, protein MGDVLGDPDRASGTAAAFPAQLRRLRVERGLSLGDLARRTHYSKGYLSKIETGAKPVTLDVARSCDRVLGAGGELLRLVPELAPGVEVSGPPPAGSRAEPAGPAGPPRQRGPQSDGDCPYRGLSAFTPQDARWFFGRERATAALLERVHDRLGQGPLLLVARSGAGKSSLLSAGLVPALRSGGFPVAGSEGWPVVRCTPTAHPLRELLDATAKAVGGDLGVNPEQLREHPERLLESVHRLTSGTGPLPRADGRRTPTVRPVLLVDQFEELFTLCSDEEERRAFVRVLLALSAPPPPSPAPPPAAPPGTGYDPAVVVLGVRADFSGECLDLPELAAVFREGLFVLPPMSVAELRESITRPAELAGLVPEPGLVPLLLRDAGVRDLCVRDVGLRESGRRDPGAGDPVARPGGGPDAWPGEAPSSALPLMSHALMATWQRREGSTLTVAGYEYAGGIQGAVARSAEQVFARLETAEQRMVRRLLVRLVHIADGTGPTRRRMGRAALLEGQADTVRAAAALDAFVRARLISADSDTVEITHEALLHAWPRLRGWIHADRAGLLVHQQLAQAADEWVREARDPSVLYRGSRLATARTWADELDGRGRLSPREAAFLDASRAAEEARRRQDRLRVRLHQRMLATLVVLLLLALTAGAVAYQQRAGALAQERTARSQALAARSLSLSAGRPEASMLLAGEAYRAEATPEARGALLSTQSQPFLARLGGHGGPVNAVAFAPDGRLLATAGSDGKVLLRRVADRSTVAAFTAPGRVRTVAFSPDGRTLAAGSTDGPVRLWTVGAGGGSVSVLPPGTAGARAVAFAPDGGTLAVATADGSVQLRDTAGDHRVRAVLTGHTARVNTLAYAPDGRSLVSAGADGTVRLWDTRRAEPAAVLEGHTGEVLGAAFAPDGRTVATGGVDRTVRLWDVGGGRAAVTLAGHSDDVNSVAYTPDGTTVISGGGDGTTRLWDVRSGRLTATLAGHTDYVLAVSVDPKGSVLATAAFDQSVVLWDLRGPVLTARPFTEVWHAAYSPDGKLLATADADHTVLVWDVPERRVLATFTGHAETVFSVAFAPDGRTLASAGADGTVRLWDTAARGPLATLTGHTGTVFSVAFAPDGRTLASAGADGTVRLWDTAARGPLAILTGHTDFANDVVFSPDGRTLASAGDDLTVRLWDVAGRRPLAALSGHAGAVRAVAFAPDGRTLASSGNDGTVRLWDAEQRRVTAVLTGHTGSARGIAFSPDGRTLASSGNDRTVRLWDVPGHRLRAALSGHTNAVWGVVFSPDGRTLASSSNDGTVRLWNPDPGARLAAVCRTVGRLGPRERQALVPDLPAGAARRC, encoded by the coding sequence ATGGGGGACGTCTTGGGGGATCCGGACCGCGCGAGCGGGACCGCGGCGGCCTTTCCCGCCCAGTTGAGAAGGCTGCGCGTGGAGCGCGGCCTGTCGCTGGGCGACCTCGCCCGCCGGACGCACTACAGCAAGGGCTATCTCAGCAAGATCGAGACCGGTGCGAAGCCGGTCACCCTCGACGTGGCCCGCAGCTGCGACCGGGTCCTCGGGGCCGGGGGCGAGCTCCTGAGACTGGTACCGGAGTTGGCCCCCGGCGTCGAAGTGTCCGGGCCGCCCCCGGCGGGATCCCGCGCCGAGCCGGCCGGCCCGGCCGGTCCGCCCCGCCAGCGCGGTCCGCAGTCGGACGGGGACTGCCCCTACCGCGGCCTATCGGCGTTCACCCCGCAGGACGCCCGGTGGTTCTTCGGCCGGGAGCGTGCCACGGCCGCCCTCCTGGAGCGGGTCCACGACCGGCTCGGCCAGGGCCCGTTGCTCCTCGTCGCCCGATCGGGTGCGGGCAAGTCCTCCCTGCTCAGCGCGGGTCTGGTGCCGGCTCTGCGGAGCGGCGGCTTCCCGGTGGCGGGGTCCGAGGGCTGGCCGGTCGTCCGGTGCACCCCCACCGCGCACCCGCTGCGGGAACTGCTCGACGCCACCGCCAAAGCGGTGGGGGGCGATCTCGGCGTCAACCCGGAGCAGTTGAGGGAACACCCGGAACGACTGCTCGAATCCGTCCACCGGCTGACGAGCGGGACCGGCCCCCTCCCCCGGGCGGACGGGCGCCGGACCCCGACCGTGCGGCCGGTGCTGCTGGTCGACCAGTTCGAAGAGCTGTTCACCCTCTGCTCCGACGAGGAGGAGCGCCGGGCCTTCGTCCGGGTGCTCCTCGCCCTCTCCGCGCCACCTCCCCCTTCCCCGGCCCCTCCCCCTGCCGCCCCGCCCGGGACCGGGTACGACCCCGCCGTTGTCGTGCTCGGCGTGCGGGCCGACTTCTCCGGGGAGTGCCTGGACCTGCCGGAGCTGGCCGCCGTGTTCCGCGAGGGGCTGTTCGTCCTGCCGCCGATGTCCGTGGCGGAGCTGCGGGAATCGATCACGCGCCCGGCGGAGCTCGCCGGGCTCGTCCCGGAGCCGGGGCTGGTCCCGCTGCTGCTGCGGGACGCGGGCGTACGGGACCTGTGCGTACGGGATGTGGGCCTACGGGAGTCGGGCCGACGGGACCCCGGTGCCGGGGACCCCGTGGCGCGCCCCGGCGGCGGGCCGGACGCCTGGCCCGGGGAGGCTCCTTCCAGCGCCCTGCCCCTGATGTCCCACGCGCTGATGGCCACCTGGCAGCGGCGCGAGGGCTCCACGCTGACCGTCGCGGGCTACGAGTACGCGGGCGGCATCCAGGGTGCCGTGGCGCGCAGCGCCGAGCAGGTGTTCGCCCGGCTGGAGACGGCCGAGCAGCGGATGGTCCGGCGGCTGCTGGTACGGCTGGTGCACATCGCCGACGGTACGGGGCCCACCCGGCGCCGGATGGGCCGCGCCGCCCTGCTGGAGGGGCAGGCCGACACCGTGCGGGCCGCGGCCGCCCTCGACGCCTTCGTCCGGGCCCGGCTGATCAGTGCGGACAGCGACACCGTCGAGATCACCCACGAGGCCCTGCTGCACGCCTGGCCCCGGCTGCGCGGCTGGATCCACGCCGACCGGGCCGGCCTGCTGGTCCACCAGCAACTGGCCCAGGCCGCCGACGAATGGGTGCGCGAGGCCCGCGACCCGTCCGTGCTGTACCGCGGCAGCCGCCTCGCCACGGCCCGTACCTGGGCGGACGAGCTGGACGGCCGCGGCCGGCTCAGCCCCCGGGAGGCCGCCTTCCTCGACGCGAGCCGGGCCGCGGAGGAGGCCCGCCGGCGTCAGGACCGGCTCCGGGTCCGCCTGCACCAGCGGATGCTGGCCACGCTCGTCGTCCTGCTCCTGCTGGCGCTGACCGCCGGCGCGGTGGCGTACCAGCAGCGCGCGGGAGCGCTCGCCCAGGAGCGGACCGCCCGTTCGCAGGCGCTGGCCGCCCGGTCGCTGTCCCTGTCCGCCGGCCGGCCCGAGGCCTCCATGCTGCTCGCCGGGGAGGCCTACCGGGCCGAAGCGACGCCCGAGGCGCGGGGCGCCCTGCTCAGCACCCAGTCCCAGCCCTTCCTGGCACGGCTCGGCGGGCACGGCGGGCCGGTCAACGCGGTGGCCTTCGCCCCGGACGGCCGGCTGCTGGCGACGGCCGGCTCCGACGGGAAGGTGCTGCTGCGGCGGGTGGCCGACCGGAGCACCGTCGCCGCCTTCACCGCGCCCGGCCGGGTGCGCACGGTCGCCTTCAGCCCCGACGGGCGGACCCTGGCGGCCGGTTCCACCGACGGCCCCGTCCGGCTCTGGACCGTCGGCGCGGGCGGCGGCTCCGTGTCGGTGCTGCCCCCGGGCACGGCGGGCGCCCGGGCGGTGGCCTTCGCCCCCGACGGCGGCACCCTCGCCGTAGCCACCGCCGACGGGTCCGTCCAGTTGCGGGACACGGCCGGGGACCACCGCGTGCGCGCCGTCCTGACCGGGCACACCGCACGGGTCAACACCCTGGCGTACGCCCCGGACGGCCGGAGCCTCGTATCGGCCGGCGCCGACGGGACCGTACGGCTGTGGGACACGCGGCGGGCGGAGCCGGCCGCCGTTCTCGAGGGGCACACCGGGGAGGTGCTGGGCGCCGCCTTCGCCCCGGACGGGCGCACGGTCGCCACCGGCGGGGTCGACCGTACGGTGCGGCTGTGGGACGTCGGCGGGGGGCGTGCGGCCGTGACGCTGGCCGGGCACAGCGACGACGTCAACTCCGTGGCCTACACGCCGGACGGCACCACCGTCATCAGCGGGGGCGGCGACGGCACCACCCGGTTGTGGGACGTCCGGAGCGGCCGGCTCACGGCCACGCTCGCCGGCCACACCGACTACGTGCTCGCCGTCTCCGTGGATCCCAAGGGATCGGTGCTCGCCACCGCCGCCTTCGACCAGTCCGTCGTGCTCTGGGACCTGCGCGGGCCGGTGCTGACGGCCCGTCCGTTCACCGAGGTGTGGCACGCCGCGTACAGCCCCGACGGGAAGCTGCTCGCGACGGCGGACGCCGATCACACGGTGCTGGTGTGGGACGTTCCCGAACGGCGGGTTCTGGCCACTTTCACGGGGCACGCCGAGACGGTGTTCTCGGTGGCCTTCGCCCCCGACGGGCGGACCCTCGCCTCCGCCGGAGCCGACGGCACCGTACGCCTCTGGGACACCGCCGCGCGCGGTCCGCTCGCCACCCTCACCGGGCACACCGGGACCGTGTTCTCGGTGGCCTTCGCCCCCGACGGGCGCACCCTCGCCTCCGCCGGAGCCGACGGCACCGTGCGTCTCTGGGACACCGCCGCGCGCGGTCCGCTCGCGATCCTCACCGGGCACACCGACTTCGCCAACGACGTGGTCTTCAGTCCCGACGGACGGACCCTGGCCAGCGCCGGGGACGATCTGACCGTCCGCCTGTGGGACGTGGCCGGGCGCCGCCCGCTCGCCGCGCTCAGCGGGCACGCGGGAGCGGTACGGGCCGTCGCCTTCGCCCCGGACGGGCGGACCCTGGCGAGCAGCGGCAACGACGGCACCGTGCGGCTGTGGGACGCGGAGCAGCGGCGCGTCACCGCGGTACTGACCGGGCACACCGGATCGGCGCGGGGCATCGCCTTCTCCCCCGACGGGCGGACCCTGGCGAGCAGCGGCAACGACCGTACGGTGCGGCTGTGGGACGTGCCCGGACACCGGCTGCGGGCCGCGCTGTCGGGCCACACCAACGCGGTGTGGGGGGTCGTCTTCTCCCCCGACGGACGGACCCTGGCGAGCAGCAGCAACGACGGCACCGTACGGCTGTGGAACCCGGACCCCGGTGCCCGGCTGGCGGCCGTCTGCCGGACGGTGGGCCGCCTCGGCCCGCGGGAGCGGCAGGCGCTGGTGCCCGATCTGCCCGCGGGGGCGGCGCGGCGCTGCTAG
- a CDS encoding C40 family peptidase, giving the protein MLRRTGLIGTLLALLAVLLCTPADPAAAEGDCRVLAPGAPAAAERAVAAGCEQVGKGVWYTWGGGHGPGPGATYGQVDPTDPASEHDPERLGFDCSGFVRHAYAQATGSDLLDGVASAQYYTHRAAARFTAAQGLAPLLPGDLLVWGTSRDLHHIALYLGAGKVAEARQSGTKLMVSEITDARLSNGYHGAVRVDTGPVTGHVFQTWGTGVWTKERPATAAPRVYAFPGPTTVRIGCQKHAESVTADGYTNDAWSYLPDYQAWMTNIYVRGAAWLENVPTSR; this is encoded by the coding sequence GTGCTGCGCCGAACAGGTCTCATCGGAACGCTCCTCGCGCTCCTGGCCGTACTCCTCTGCACCCCCGCCGACCCGGCGGCCGCCGAAGGCGATTGCCGGGTGCTGGCCCCCGGGGCCCCGGCGGCGGCCGAGCGCGCCGTCGCCGCCGGCTGCGAGCAGGTGGGAAAGGGGGTCTGGTACACCTGGGGCGGTGGTCACGGCCCGGGGCCCGGTGCCACGTACGGGCAGGTGGACCCCACCGATCCGGCGAGCGAGCACGATCCCGAACGGCTCGGCTTCGACTGCTCGGGGTTCGTCCGCCACGCCTACGCGCAGGCCACCGGCTCGGACCTGCTCGACGGGGTGGCCAGTGCGCAGTACTACACGCACCGGGCGGCCGCCCGCTTCACCGCCGCCCAGGGGCTCGCGCCGCTGCTCCCCGGCGACCTGCTGGTCTGGGGGACCTCCCGCGACCTGCACCACATCGCCCTCTACCTCGGGGCGGGCAAGGTGGCGGAGGCCCGGCAGTCGGGCACCAAGCTGATGGTCAGTGAGATCACCGACGCCCGGCTGTCGAACGGCTACCACGGGGCGGTCCGCGTGGACACCGGCCCGGTCACGGGGCACGTGTTCCAGACCTGGGGCACCGGCGTCTGGACCAAGGAGCGGCCCGCGACGGCGGCCCCGCGCGTCTACGCCTTCCCCGGGCCGACGACCGTCCGCATCGGGTGCCAGAAGCACGCGGAGTCGGTGACCGCGGACGGCTACACCAATGACGCCTGGTCCTATCTTCCGGACTATCAGGCCTGGATGACGAACATTTACGTCCGCGGGGCGGCTTGGCTGGAAAACGTGCCCACCTCTCGTTGA
- a CDS encoding serine hydrolase domain-containing protein encodes MRTSAHPSSPSTPLPRSRRLAVGAALLAVVAGGTLPAAAAHAATAPGSAAQAPVQQAAAPDLEALTQALRNTTAAGAPGAMARFTGPEGVRTRVEGVRDRETGAAMDTRARFRIGSVTKTFSSVVLLQLVDEGKIKLDRPVNSYLPGLLPDDRITVRHLLTHRSGLADYTNAMFEHTVPGFEAVRNKVFTYKELVGLSLAEPRTTEPGVAYKYSNTNFVVVGMLIEKATGKPVAKEYERRIIKPLKLKNTSYVHPGTAIKGLHANGYLHPDEEGAPLVDSTEQTVSWAQSAGAMISSAADLSTFMSSLLGGKLLRPGTLDAMLTVTPTDATNTRFYGLGLRRYDLSCGAQVYGHTGTVQGFYTYAFTTRDGKRSLSAMANTSNRGQANAALGGTLEAAFCGKAPVTKKSTARGFAFAPAAAEADLPENR; translated from the coding sequence GTGCGCACGTCCGCCCACCCGTCGTCCCCGTCCACCCCGCTGCCCCGCTCACGGCGCCTCGCCGTCGGCGCCGCCCTGCTCGCCGTCGTGGCCGGCGGCACGCTGCCCGCCGCCGCCGCCCACGCGGCGACCGCGCCCGGCTCCGCCGCGCAGGCTCCCGTCCAGCAGGCCGCCGCGCCCGATCTGGAGGCGCTGACGCAGGCGTTGCGCAATACGACGGCGGCCGGGGCTCCCGGGGCGATGGCCCGCTTCACCGGTCCGGAAGGGGTCCGGACCCGGGTGGAGGGCGTACGGGACCGGGAGACGGGCGCGGCGATGGACACGCGGGCCCGCTTCCGCATCGGCAGCGTCACCAAGACGTTCTCCTCCGTGGTCCTCCTCCAACTGGTGGACGAGGGGAAGATCAAGCTGGACCGGCCGGTCAACTCCTACCTTCCGGGCCTGCTGCCCGACGACCGGATCACGGTGCGCCACCTGCTCACCCACCGGAGCGGCCTGGCGGACTACACGAACGCGATGTTCGAGCACACCGTGCCGGGCTTCGAGGCGGTCCGGAACAAGGTGTTCACCTACAAGGAGCTCGTCGGCCTCTCGCTCGCCGAGCCGAGGACCACCGAGCCCGGAGTCGCGTACAAGTACTCGAACACCAACTTCGTCGTGGTGGGGATGCTGATCGAGAAGGCCACCGGGAAGCCGGTGGCCAAGGAGTACGAGCGGCGCATCATCAAGCCCCTCAAGCTGAAGAACACCTCCTACGTGCACCCCGGCACGGCCATCAAGGGCCTGCACGCCAACGGCTACCTGCACCCGGACGAGGAGGGCGCCCCGCTGGTCGACTCCACCGAGCAGACCGTCTCCTGGGCGCAGTCCGCGGGCGCGATGATCTCCAGCGCGGCCGACCTCAGCACCTTCATGTCCTCGCTGCTCGGCGGGAAGCTGCTGCGCCCGGGCACGCTGGACGCCATGCTCACCGTGACCCCGACCGACGCCACGAACACCCGGTTCTACGGTCTGGGGCTGCGCCGCTACGACCTCTCGTGCGGCGCGCAGGTCTACGGGCACACGGGCACCGTGCAGGGCTTCTACACCTACGCGTTCACCACCCGGGACGGCAAGCGCTCCCTGTCCGCCATGGCGAACACCTCCAACCGCGGCCAGGCCAACGCCGCCCTCGGCGGCACGCTGGAGGCCGCCTTCTGCGGTAAGGCGCCGGTCACCAAGAAGTCCACCGCGCGCGGCTTCGCGTTCGCCCCGGCCGCGGCGGAGGCTGACCTCCCCGAAAACCGCTGA
- a CDS encoding NPP1 family protein, whose product MLAATAGAATLVLAVPGIAYAAPPPALPGNADGLEQTFQPAYDYDRDGCYSSPAIGPDGTLNGGLKMGGDVNGQCRDLSDLDNTNGYSRAKCNNGWCAVMYALYFEKDQVSLGPGSAGHRHDWEHVVVWIQNNQVAYVSTSEHGNFKVHAASQIRFDGTHPKIVYHKDGISTHCFRAANSNDEPPENHKGTWQYPTLVGWNGYPAGLRDKLSQADFGSALLGIKDGQFNGHLTKAKPAGIPFDPNA is encoded by the coding sequence ATGCTCGCCGCCACGGCGGGGGCCGCGACGCTGGTCCTCGCCGTCCCGGGGATCGCGTACGCGGCTCCGCCCCCGGCCCTGCCCGGAAACGCGGACGGGCTGGAGCAGACCTTCCAGCCGGCCTACGACTACGACCGCGACGGCTGCTACTCCAGCCCGGCCATCGGTCCGGACGGGACCCTCAACGGGGGCCTGAAGATGGGCGGCGACGTCAACGGCCAGTGCCGCGACCTCTCCGACCTCGACAACACCAACGGCTACTCCCGCGCGAAGTGCAACAACGGCTGGTGCGCGGTGATGTACGCGCTCTACTTCGAGAAGGACCAGGTCTCGCTCGGCCCCGGCAGCGCCGGGCACCGGCACGACTGGGAGCACGTCGTGGTCTGGATCCAGAACAACCAGGTGGCCTACGTCTCCACTTCGGAGCACGGGAACTTCAAGGTCCACGCGGCCTCGCAGATCCGCTTCGACGGCACCCATCCGAAGATCGTCTACCACAAGGACGGCATCAGCACGCACTGCTTCCGCGCCGCGAACTCCAACGACGAGCCGCCGGAGAACCACAAGGGGACCTGGCAGTACCCCACGCTGGTCGGCTGGAACGGCTACCCCGCCGGACTGCGCGACAAGCTGAGCCAGGCCGACTTCGGCAGCGCCCTGCTCGGAATCAAGGACGGCCAGTTCAACGGCCACCTCACGAAGGCCAAACCTGCCGGCATCCCCTTCGACCCGAACGCGTGA
- a CDS encoding DUF6381 family protein: MSAGESHGRSRQLRDKAQELDEAATRSTDPDESRRLRDKARRLREQSEQERVIDDPGMDLR; encoded by the coding sequence ATGAGTGCAGGCGAATCCCACGGCCGGTCCCGGCAGCTGCGCGACAAGGCGCAGGAACTCGACGAGGCCGCCACCCGCTCGACCGACCCCGACGAGAGCCGGCGGCTCCGGGACAAGGCGCGCCGCCTGCGCGAGCAGAGCGAGCAGGAGCGCGTCATCGACGACCCGGGCATGGACCTGCGGTAG
- a CDS encoding YdeI/OmpD-associated family protein, with the protein MDELEEPKELDGVAVIAFADGRAFEDWLAGHHTRPEGVWVKLAKKASGIASVSSDELVDIGLCYGWISGQRRSLDERYYLQKYVPRRPRSLWSQVNVDKVTELTALGRMREPGLAEVSRAQQDGRWAGAYASQRTAEVPPDLAAALAGDPAARAAFEALDRTGRYLVALPLLQALTPETRRARLEQAVRLLARGAAG; encoded by the coding sequence ATGGACGAGCTGGAGGAGCCGAAGGAGCTGGACGGCGTCGCGGTCATCGCGTTCGCCGACGGCCGGGCCTTCGAGGACTGGCTGGCCGGGCACCACACCCGGCCCGAGGGCGTGTGGGTCAAGCTGGCGAAGAAGGCCTCCGGGATCGCTTCGGTCTCCTCGGACGAGCTGGTCGACATCGGACTGTGCTACGGCTGGATCTCCGGGCAGCGCCGGTCCCTGGACGAGCGGTACTACCTGCAGAAGTACGTGCCCCGCAGGCCCCGCAGCCTGTGGTCACAGGTCAATGTCGACAAGGTGACCGAGCTGACGGCCCTGGGCCGGATGCGCGAGCCGGGCCTCGCCGAGGTGAGCAGGGCGCAGCAGGACGGCCGCTGGGCGGGGGCCTACGCCTCCCAGCGGACGGCGGAGGTGCCGCCCGACCTCGCGGCGGCCCTGGCCGGGGACCCGGCGGCCCGGGCGGCCTTCGAGGCCCTGGACCGGACCGGGCGCTACCTCGTGGCCCTGCCCCTGCTCCAGGCCCTCACCCCGGAGACCCGGCGGGCCCGCCTGGAGCAGGCCGTACGCCTCCTGGCGCGGGGCGCCGCCGGCTGA
- a CDS encoding cytochrome P450 family protein, giving the protein MPVVDISADAEEFDADPYAFYERMRAAGPVHRIILAAGEAEPSWMIVGYEDARRALNHPALSKDWRTAGAFPDAQLSAVNSNMLESDPPHHTRLRRLVAREFTARRMEGMRSRVQQITDELLDAMAARPGRGGDLVDALAFPLPMTVICELLGVPDLDRARFRSWSNEIVSPTSAEANSSANRELGAYLVELIGDKSKEPGEDLLSALIRTSDEDGDSLSSDEVIGMAFLLLVAGHETTVNLISNGVRALLAHPAQLAALRGDFDGLIDGAVEEMLRYDGPVQHTTFRCAREPLDVGGTTIPAGATVFVSLAGADRDPARFADPGAFDIGRAPQGHLAFGHGIHFCIGAPLARMEGRIAIRSLLERFPDLAEDPAAGPPAWLPGSLMHGVSRLPVRW; this is encoded by the coding sequence ATGCCAGTAGTGGACATCAGCGCCGACGCGGAAGAGTTCGATGCCGACCCGTACGCGTTCTACGAGAGGATGCGTGCGGCGGGGCCCGTGCACCGGATCATCCTCGCCGCCGGCGAGGCCGAGCCGAGCTGGATGATCGTCGGGTACGAGGACGCGCGCCGTGCGCTCAACCACCCGGCGCTGTCCAAGGACTGGCGCACCGCGGGCGCTTTCCCGGACGCCCAGCTCAGCGCCGTGAACTCCAACATGCTGGAATCCGACCCGCCCCACCACACCCGGCTGCGGCGCCTGGTCGCACGGGAGTTCACCGCGCGCCGGATGGAAGGCATGCGCTCGCGCGTCCAGCAGATCACCGATGAGCTGCTCGACGCGATGGCCGCCCGCCCGGGGCGCGGCGGCGACCTCGTCGACGCGCTGGCGTTCCCGCTCCCGATGACCGTGATCTGCGAGCTCCTCGGCGTCCCGGACCTGGACCGGGCCAGATTCCGCTCCTGGTCCAACGAGATCGTCTCGCCCACCTCGGCCGAGGCGAACAGCTCCGCGAACCGGGAGCTGGGGGCGTACCTCGTGGAACTCATCGGGGACAAGTCCAAGGAACCCGGCGAGGACCTGCTCAGCGCGCTGATCCGCACCAGCGACGAGGACGGCGACTCGCTGTCCTCCGACGAGGTCATCGGGATGGCCTTCCTGCTGCTGGTCGCGGGGCACGAGACCACCGTGAACCTCATCTCCAACGGCGTACGGGCCCTGCTCGCCCATCCCGCCCAACTGGCCGCGCTGCGCGGGGACTTCGACGGGCTGATCGACGGGGCGGTCGAGGAGATGCTCCGCTACGACGGCCCCGTGCAGCACACCACGTTCCGCTGCGCCCGCGAACCCCTCGACGTGGGCGGCACCACCATCCCGGCGGGGGCCACCGTGTTCGTCTCCCTGGCCGGCGCCGACCGCGACCCCGCCCGCTTCGCGGACCCCGGTGCGTTCGACATCGGCCGCGCCCCGCAGGGCCACCTGGCCTTCGGCCACGGGATCCACTTCTGCATCGGCGCCCCGCTGGCCCGCATGGAGGGCCGCATCGCCATCCGGTCCCTGCTCGAACGCTTCCCCGACCTCGCCGAGGACCCGGCGGCCGGCCCGCCGGCCTGGCTCCCGGGCAGCCTGATGCACGGCGTGAGCCGCCTCCCGGTCCGCTGGTAG
- a CDS encoding dienelactone hydrolase family protein yields MTTACEVVRTPVDIATRDGAADAYLARPDDEGPYPGVLLYANALGIRPHVKSVADRIAAAGYVVLMPNLFYRHGRTPVFELPEFVDFDRQSELVDRVGPVLESLTAELAMRDAEAYLEWLAGLTQVAAGPVAITGYCLGARLALLTAGTYPERVAAAAGFHGGFLATDAADSPHLVAPRVTAELYFGHADQDPSLPAEEIDRLGKALAAAGVRHRAEVYEGAAHGYTLADTSSYHAASDERHWSALFALLDRTF; encoded by the coding sequence ATGACGACCGCATGCGAGGTAGTCCGGACGCCGGTGGACATCGCCACTCGGGACGGCGCCGCCGATGCCTATCTGGCCCGGCCCGACGACGAAGGCCCGTACCCCGGGGTGCTGCTGTACGCGAACGCCCTCGGGATCCGCCCGCACGTCAAGTCGGTGGCGGACCGGATCGCGGCGGCCGGCTACGTGGTCCTGATGCCCAACCTCTTCTACCGGCACGGGCGCACACCGGTGTTCGAGCTCCCGGAGTTCGTGGACTTCGACCGGCAGTCGGAGCTCGTCGACCGGGTCGGACCGGTCCTCGAATCGCTGACCGCCGAGCTGGCGATGCGCGATGCCGAGGCCTACCTCGAGTGGCTCGCGGGCCTCACCCAGGTCGCCGCCGGGCCGGTGGCGATCACGGGGTACTGCCTGGGCGCCCGGCTGGCCCTGCTCACGGCGGGGACGTATCCCGAGCGGGTGGCCGCCGCGGCCGGTTTCCACGGCGGGTTCCTGGCCACGGACGCGGCGGACAGTCCGCACCTGGTGGCGCCCCGGGTCACCGCCGAGCTGTACTTCGGCCACGCGGACCAGGACCCGTCGCTGCCGGCCGAGGAGATCGACCGGCTGGGGAAGGCCCTCGCGGCGGCGGGCGTCCGCCATCGGGCCGAGGTGTACGAGGGCGCGGCGCACGGCTACACCCTGGCGGACACGAGCTCCTACCACGCGGCCTCGGACGAGCGGCACTGGTCCGCGCTATTCGCGCTGCTGGACCGGACGTTCTGA